A region of the Colias croceus chromosome 28, ilColCroc2.1 genome:
AATAACTCTTctgtaatatatattttaatattcaaccAGATTTAACTGGATTTTTTAACATTGCTATTTGAATACATACATTTCATGTGTATCGAATTGTCATCTCTCTTTCTGTTATTCGAAAATGTAATATTGTAGTAAGGGAAGGATTACTTTCAAATGTAGCAATTccttaacattaataattagcTATCTCCCTCTATGAACGTATATTTCTGGGTGATGGAAAGAGACGGAAATATGATAAATGCGAAACGGTTAAACGAACTGTGTTTATCAATGTCTTctcattgtaaataaaaacaactagCGCAAGTAGCAAATATTCATTACATAGCATATCACATATCGCCTCTTTGCGACGAAACCGTGTTATTTCGAAAAAGGCGATTTTACAGGAGagcatttttaaacttttcaaaAAGCTATATTAGGTAAATGAACGTTTTTATGGGTTACAtctataacaaattatatgaattatctTATTAACTATTGcataatgcaaaaaaataccctaatttaaaagattttaggacaaaaaaagcattaaaaaaaaaaaggaaaaaatatgtcacattttttctgaaaaagtataagaaGAACGATGTAGCAAATTAATCTGTCACGTTGTTgatgctattatttttattttatgctaaattataatataaaaacacattGTTGAAAttagaaacatttattaaacagATGAAATAGTTGTAGCTAAACAGTGGTTTCTTTGGACAAAACTATTACTAATCAACAGTTAGTCAGCCTTTATTGAATGTAATCAATATTCTTCTCACTTTATGCTTATTTCTTCTTACATTGTAATCATCTTAATTATATAATCTCAAAAAACTAGTAATCTAAGTTTTCAGTCTCGGTCATAAACTAAGTAATCAGTAAATTTGCACAATTAAGTGCTTACTTTATAAACGTATGTTTATAAAGTAAGCAAAAttctaaacaaaaaataataattatcaaaacatAAATCTCCTCTATGAGCAAAAtcttaaacattataataacaaaaaacataaaaatcgcctattaaaactttaaatagataaaaccATATCACTCATATTTTGTGCTGAAATGCCATTCATTTCCAAAAcagtattattaaaacttacaaGGCTTCAAAGAATGGCTTATAATATCTTGGGATGAGGTTTTTATTAACCAAATCCATGATatcctttttctttttttcggCTAATCCAGGTTTCCGAGTATAAGCTTTTTTCAATTCAATATTGGTATTGTTACTTATCTTCTTATTCTTCTTCAAAACGATGGCCTTCTTGAACTGTACGTCGGCATAcgaatctttaaaaaatatggcaTTAGGGTCCTCTTTTTTAACTTGTATTACCTTTATTCCTGAAAACTTCACTGCGTTATTATCTTCATCTTTTACCAGCGCATAGTTCATCAGGTTGCATACATTTTTCCAGTCATTTATATCACAGAAACTCAATTCATTCACATGGAAAGGCTCCCCTTTTTTTCTGGCAGCTTTTATGGCACCAATAAATGCGTCAGGGGTATACATAGGACCTGATCTTAACTGACGTTTTACTTCTCTTTCTATTTGAGAATGGGCTGAATCGCCTTCATTCTGTGTGTGACCcttgattaaatatttatgtgtcACTGACTTGAGATTTGGCAAAGTCTGTACAGCATATAGGTACATCGCTATcataaacttgtttttttgctGGCCAGCACAGTTATCTGAGTAGAAGACAACATCCAGATCTTTGGCCGTTTCTGAAACTTTCATCAGATATTTGAATACACAAGTGCCGATTTCGTTTACGCCTCTGTTAGCGTTTGATTCATCCCATACGAAACATTCAGCATTGTTAgtctgaatattataaattgtcaAGTTAAGTACATTCAGTTTTGACTTATAGTAAAAAACTGAAATTTCACCCTTAGGGCATTGAAAGACTGCTTGAAGATCGTAAACAgcaactaaaatatttttgttattcttGTCGTTTGCCTTCTCAATTCGTGACAATTGCTTTTCTCTTAGATGCATCTCATAGATTTCTTTTCCTAACTCCTTCTCTTCAGctgtactatttttatttacttcgcATATATCGCACAAGTCTTTTTTTGGAATAAAGAATGAAATGTTAAATTCTTGTGTAAATATGCGATAGAACATCAAGTATGTTGCAAAACGGGTATTTTGGGATTTACATTGTTCAACATAGTCCCTATGGAGATCTGTAATAGCTTTGCTACCATCGATGTAATGTCTTTTCGAGTTAGCACGAATGTAGTGCGATTCAATTTTTGGTATTGACTCAATAAACACTCTTACAccatcttttatattttcatccaCTTTGTTGTGATTTTGATGACACCCACGATTATCTTTCATTAATGAAATGTtagtatctttattttttttctttaaagcCGTCTCTATAGGGCGATTATTAATCCCCAAAGTGTtcttaaaaaacagtttacatACTCTAATCTTCACTCCAGAAACAGTCAAAAAGAAAgcattattattatcacgATTTAATGCTATGGTTCCGTCCGGATTAACTTTAACGTATCGATGTTTAGGGACGACTACTTCGATATTGTTTGCGATGAAAGACCATTGCTTTTCAATCTCGCCTAAATCccagtattcttttaaaagttGTTGTCTTTGCTCCTCAGTGATATTAGATCCACATTTAAATGTACATGTTTCTTTGCAAGATGGTTTTAGTTTACGTTCcggtataattttattagtttttgttGATTTGTATGATTTTCCACAGTTTCTTAGTCGCTTcgcaacattttttttccataataATTCTCTTTTGGGCctttttttaccttttttagTAGGGGTATTATCTGGTTCATTTGACTCTACTTGCGTGGTGCTAACATTTTCGACGGCAGGTGGTTCATTTTCTGATATTAGCAGGTCCTGTTGATTTACGGTATGAAATACAATTTCATGCTCATCTGTTGGGGTCACATTCAGGTCTATAGCATTGAGTACTGTGCTTACAGTAGCTGCACTAGAATGAAAAACGTCTTGATCCTTTCGAAAGTCGATGTTGGTATAGACGTCATTGTTGTCGTCAGATTCTGAAGAGCTCACACGTGCTGGTTTCATAATTTCATAGTTGGGGTCTTTTACGGAATCATCactatctaaaaaaaaaccaaaaaaaatctattaaactTTCAATTATCTATAAGtcagtaaataaatgtaagatACAGTTATCGAGTACCCACAATAATAtgagttttattaaatttatacctTCGTAGAAAGACGGACCACTGCTTGATGAACTACTGCTACTTGAGGAACTACTGGTGCTACTACTAGTTGATTCACAACGGCGACGATTAGTGACCATTGAGTCTTCTTTGTCtaaaacaatatcaaaatgataaatattatgataactaCCATAATGTTTTCCACGCTTCACTTTACCATCTATAAGCCTCACACGAAACACACGAAAAGACGGGCGTCGaataacattacatacaataaaattaactaataaTGTTACTTACATTCGGCAACTGCTGCAGCGCTGCAACCAGTCACCTCCTCATTTCGGTTGCTTTCATAGTTAGTTTCCATTGGAAAAGTTGAATCGCCTTGCTCGATATTATTGTTGTCGCTTTCATTTTCATGTATTTCCATTTGAGAAATGGAATTGCTTTGTTCTCCgtcattattttcttttgttgcTAATAAAACTAAGTATTTGGACCGCGTCCCCATCTGAAAAAATAAGTCTTAATAGTATTTTCTTTTAGTGCTTACAACGTGATAAATCATTATGTATTGCATTGAAATAAGAAACATATCTATAAAAACGGAACAACAATAAATGACCATCACTCAtttcttgtaataaaaaaccaTTCATCATCAACAATGTTACACCTTATGATATCACAAttcaaaaatgttattatttcaacAACAACGTGATAtcagattttataaaaagttgcatttgaaacattttttcaagAAAACCGAGTTATATTGCTTTACCACagtataataacaaaaaatatcactgAATTTAAAGATATGTTTGCAATAAAACTGTGGTACACTCGTGATATCACGTTTTTGCAGAAAACTGAGAGCTCCTTACCTTTGGCGCTTAAAGAGAAAACTAACTTGTCACAGTGTTGAAAACAGAGTACTATGTGAAAGGGACAACGCGATAACGCAACGTACCACTGTAGTGACGTCCTTTTCGCTCATGGTCTCGCTGTCCTTCACTTTTAAAACACCACGTTTTTGCACAAAATAAAGTTGAATACGGCGGTTTcgattatcaaataaaaaaaaaaacattttgcgAAATATCACGTTTTTCTCGCAAAGAGGCGATATattcacttttttattatgatttaaatatgACAACACCGTAGAAGACGGACCATAGATAATGAATGTAAATAGATAATCTAGGTTTAAGtagatataagaaaaatatatcatagaGTAAGTAATTCAGTTAGAATTGGTAGATCAGGTTATCGTTGGATAtcataccttttttttattaattttgagttcataatacttatatttcatttatgcagttattgtatttattacaattaaataataatgcacTTTTACCATATTTCATCAtctttttttaagtaaaataaaattaatcattaGTACAAGATTGTCTAAGTACAGAAAGCATCAAGCCATATTCTATCTCACTCTAGCAAACGCGTGATGTGTATGTGGGAATGAGATAGACATAATTTTGTACAGATTAAAAAGCTtgtagtattttaatataaatgttagCTGTCTCACACaagtacaatatttttttaatatggtaATGCACAAGTCGTTATAGTGTTACCAcccgtaaatattttttttcacttatCATTCTTACTCAGCTTTAAGATATTTTGTAcctgtaagtatattatgaaataaagcaagatttatttgcatttctactaattttagttttaagcaTTATTCCAAAttgatatttatgtaattttagaaTGTAGGAATGATTTATAGatgaaattgtttaattttgtgattaaaattttcaatgtgagtcgtttgttttattaataaaaataattctttaaattttttaaatttgtcatGGCAATATTTGTCTTAATGAGCAGGCGCTGGAGTGATTTTGGTGAAATAGAAGCCCACACAAAACTCTTAGTGAACACAAAACTCtgaatgattttttataaggCCTAGTTAACGTGTGCACACTGCAAGTCTTATGCGAGACTGACTATTCTTTTTAACTATGTCTATCtcttatctacactaatattataaagaggaaaactttgtttgtttgtttgattgtaatgaataggctcataaactactagaccgattttaaaaattttttcaccattcgaaagctacttTATagacgagtaatataggctatatattatcacgctaagaccaacaggagcggagccacgcgggtgaaaccgcgcggcacagctagtgttttATACATAAACTCCCAACAGGATGCAAAACAAATTAACAgagattattacaaaataaaaactttattaatattttttaactttaaacaCATAGACTCTAAAACATATAACAGAATGTTCTTACAAActtaacacattttttatcataaaacatttttaaaattaaacagatAGACCTTTTTCATACATACTTTGAACAGGATACAAAACAAGTTATCagaatatgtacttataaactgacaaatttttaacataacatattttaacttttatcaaataaacaaaagaacTTCCTAGTActaatttctataaaaaggaAAGTTGTTCTAAACTAATagaagaaacaaaaaatatcttctgggtttatacaaacaaaaaaatacactttCTAGTATTGAAATTAACAATACAATTGTGAAATGATGGAATTTTTAATACTTGTGTATGTACTTACCTTGTGGTAAGTATAAAaggttatatatttaataggtGATTACTAATGTTGGAGATATGGCATGGAGTAGTATGCTTACATTATGGATAAGGTGGTCCACTTATAAATAGAAGAATTTAGATATCTGATAATAGGTCCCTGTTGGAATTTGTGTTGTGGGTTATAACTACTTTCTTATGAGCATTCAGTACAGAGGCTAGTCCTCTAGCCTCAGGACTTCCTGCTTTAATTACCACATCTTCTTGATTCAACTCAGAAAGGAGCCAATCGGAACCATTTGTGTTGTGGGTTTTTACCACTTTCTTATGAGCATTCAATATAGAGGCTAGTCCTATAGCCTCAGAAGTTCCTGCTTCAACTACCACATCTTCTTCATTCAACTGAGAAAGGAGCCATTCGGAACCTGAAGAATATTTCTCAACTATGTGATGGTTTTTTTGTGCCCATACAGAGTTATCAATACCATTTCCTTGATCTCCCTGAGCATATTCCAAGCTTCTCTTAAGAAGAGAAGCCAGTACAATGTGATTTTGAGGattgtattttgttaaataggCATCATCAATTACTCTTGCCCATGGAACTGTTGGATCCTCTTTGCCTTTAACTAGATATGTTTTCATATAATTCAATATTGCTCTCCAGGTTTCAGCTGTGCATGTCAAGATAGTTAAATTATACACCTCAAACCATGTTTTACTAAAGAATTCACACACATCAAACAACATTTGTAAAATGCCTAATCCATACCAAGAAGTATGTGTCAAAACTGAAGCATCCAACCTAGATTTAATGAATGCTCCCTGGGTGCAGCTTAATACTACTAATT
Encoded here:
- the LOC123704186 gene encoding uncharacterized protein LOC123704186 is translated as MGTRSKYLVLLATKENNDGEQSNSISQMEIHENESDNNNIEQGDSTFPMETNYESNRNEEVTGCSAAAVAEYKEDSMVTNRRRCESTSSSTSSSSSSSSSSSSGPSFYEDSDDSVKDPNYEIMKPARVSSSESDDNNDVYTNIDFRKDQDVFHSSAATVSTVLNAIDLNVTPTDEHEIVFHTVNQQDLLISENEPPAVENVSTTQVESNEPDNTPTKKGKKRPKRELLWKKNVAKRLRNCGKSYKSTKTNKIIPERKLKPSCKETCTFKCGSNITEEQRQQLLKEYWDLGEIEKQWSFIANNIEVVVPKHRYVKVNPDGTIALNRDNNNAFFLTVSGVKIRVCKLFFKNTLGINNRPIETALKKKNKDTNISLMKDNRGCHQNHNKVDENIKDGVRVFIESIPKIESHYIRANSKRHYIDGSKAITDLHRDYVEQCKSQNTRFATYLMFYRIFTQEFNISFFIPKKDLCDICEVNKNSTAEEKELGKEIYEMHLREKQLSRIEKANDKNNKNILVAVYDLQAVFQCPKGEISVFYYKSKLNVLNLTIYNIQTNNAECFVWDESNANRGVNEIGTCVFKYLMKVSETAKDLDVVFYSDNCAGQQKNKFMIAMYLYAVQTLPNLKSVTHKYLIKGHTQNEGDSAHSQIEREVKRQLRSGPMYTPDAFIGAIKAARKKGEPFHVNELSFCDINDWKNVCNLMNYALVKDEDNNAVKFSGIKVIQVKKEDPNAIFFKDSYADVQFKKAIVLKKNKKISNNTNIELKKAYTRKPGLAEKKKKDIMDLVNKNLIPRYYKPFFEAL